Genomic segment of Lagopus muta isolate bLagMut1 chromosome 3, bLagMut1 primary, whole genome shotgun sequence:
GTGGTTCACGATAAAACTGTGTATTGTGATTTTTCATTACTTGTAACATGATGTTAGCAACTTGTCAGTTGCTGAAAAATGACCAGTGTGTGCTGTTGTAGTTTGAGGTGAAGGGAGAAACAGATGCATACAAGATTTTCTAACTTTTCCACTTCTACAGTTGCTGCATCTGATAAATTAATGcacctgcttttgttttcttatcgTAGATAAACTCTGAGGAACGTGTTGATACAACTGATCAGGAGACAGTCTCTTGGGATCGCAATATTCCTGaagatataaaagaaaaaatacagcctAAAGAGGTTCCAGCAGAAAGTGTTACTGTCTGGATTGATCCATTAGATGCTACACAAGAGTACACAGGTATGTAATTCTAATGTTTGTCTTTTTACTAAAGGCAAAATGGTAAGTATTTAAAGTGGCATCTCTAAATACTGATACGTATTTAGAGTGTGCTCTATCAAAGCTGATGTGTTACACTGAGCACATGTTTATAATGAAATCTGTATAGCTGTCGCACCATAACATTACTTTTATGCGTTCCAATTCTGAAATAACTGAGGAATTCTTTGCAACAAAGTAATTACTAAAATAGATGGTAATGCCACTTACAGGTTCTGCTGGTATTGCATGTCTTGATTTCGGTTATTACTGTGATAACACTAAgctcagaatttttttgttcctttctggaaaggaaagaataaatgaatatatttaacTTGATTAAAATGACTTCTTGTTTCCGACTTTTGAAAAGGATATATAATTCAGTCTCTCTTTTTCGTATGTTTTAAGATGTCGCTTAAGCAGCTTAAGGCAATACAACTGAAATGGTAGCTGAATATTCTATTGATACAATCACTTATAAGGTGAATGTTCTTCAGCGTTTGAATGTTTCACCTTTGAAACTATAGAAGATATGGGGCATAGAAGGGAGAATTTAAGAGCACAGATTCTATGAAGATACACACTACATAAGATAATTACTAGCAGTGGCTCTAGTATGAGCACAAGGTACAtctactgaagaagaaaaactgctggGGAACTGGGAGCCTGTAAAATCTTTTGCTATCTACAAAGTTATTTGAAGATGAAACAAAGTTATGTAATTGTACCAGTTAGAAAGTAGGCTAGTCTTCAAAGAGCAATGTTTATATCACGTCcaacctgctttttttcctgcattctgAACATCTGTCCATgaactttcttcctttcattttgcccACAGAGGATCTTTGGCAGTATGTCACAACAATGGTTTGTGTGGCTGTAAATGGGAAACCAGTAATAGGAGTGATACATAAGCCATTCTCGGCATATACAGGTATCTTTATCCCTTCATATATTTCTGATCTCTTCTGTCATAGTGTTAACTAAAATTCAATGTTTGAGAGAAAATCTCTGGAtataaatgaggaaaataatacTTGAGTGCAaaagaacagcactgcagaccTCGAATCCAGAGCTGTCAGTGTGCTGTGAGGCCCCAAAGGAAAATGCTGTCTCtgtttaatataaaaatgatgcatttaaaacaaacgaataaataaaaaaacaactaatGGAAAATATGTTTAACAATTAAGATTTCTTCAATAGGAGTGCTTGTAggaaaccaaagaaaataaaacctataTACATGCTGACTGGTCTTGTATGTGCTAATAGTCTttagcagaactgcagcagaacttGGGTCTATGAAATTGCATCCAGAGATAAATGAAAGATCTTAATGGCAACTGTTCCTATGTATCAGGCAAGACTGTCTAAGGTAGCCTTATTGAGTATCAGACGTGTTTTATTAAGGCATATTCCTGGCCTAATTAAGTCATTAGTACTAATGAGGTATCAGTGAAGATAAGTTCACGTTTGGCACTCTGTGGCCATGTGTACTTCTGAATGCTTCGAAGTAGTTTTAGTGTTCACATCTCATATAGTATACGCTTGAAAGAAGaatttctcttcttgttttttccttagGCAATACTGACCTCTAGAGTTGTGAAGTTATGTAGTAGTTCTTGCACAGGAACTGACTTAATGTAtgaattttgttctcttttgtgctttttgaaCACTTAATATTTTGATCTAAACATTTTACCTTCTTTAAATATGAACCTGATTACCAGacatagaatgatagaattttctaagattggaaaagacctctaagatcatgcagtccaacaAGCAGTGTTTTCCATTAAGCTATGTTGTTTAAGTATGTGCTATATTTTGGTATTCTTTAAGAATCCTGAAGGGCTTATTGGATTGTATTTTCTAAGTATCAACTTGTAtgtaaacaaatgtttttcagcacTGTAATCTTGAGGAtttaacttgttttaaaaagtctgaCATGTTCAGACATGGCATCAGATGAAATGCAGttaattctgtcattctgtgtgaagagttttcattttccaagcTGGAAGTAACAGCATGTTGTGAGTAGAATTGTTCCTAATAGTACCACACCAATACAAAGCCATGAAAAAGTCACTGTTGTCATTACACACAGCTCAGTCTGTTGCTGTACAATGTGGTCCTCTACTGAGATGCAATTGCTGGTTAGTCTGCTAAGTAAATGTCAAATTAATGGTTAGGAGATGCCACCTACGAAGCTTGGCTTTGAATTGCATGATGAAATAAGTAGTAGGTTGCGTATAATAAAACCAGTCCTCCAAAATGCACTATCAAATGTTTTCACTTCTTTAGTATGATTATCCTTTGTAGCAGTAGAATGTAAGGTAacatttttgctgtcttttttgaaGGGTCGTTTTTGGTTTTTACTGAAGAATTGTTTGAGGAAAAATTGGATCTAGATCTGCCTCAGAAATGTCTTCTAACTTTAATGATTTTTCAGTTGCAAGCtatttttgggattttttccGCCTTATTGTGCACTTGAAAGCATGACATAGGAGTAGTCCATAAGcacaaagctgtgtgtgtggagctgtttctttttcttttatgcttcTGTGCACGTGTGGACTTCCCTCAGTCAATCCTAAATTTTGCTCTTACGGAGGATAACTGAGTCGCTTCAGTCTTCTCCAAAGAGTGTTCTTTTATCTGTATGCTTAACAGAGAGCTTTTCATAAAGCTTAGTGGCATTTGTGTTTCTCTTGTAGCCTGGGCAATGGTGGATGGTGGGTCAAATGTAAAAGCTCGTTCCTTCTACAATGACAAGACTCCAAGGATTATTGTATCGCGCTCCCACGCAGGAAAAGTGGAGCAGGTTGCACGGCAGACTTTTGGAAATAAGACTGTGATAATCCCCGCTGGAGGAGCAGGTTTGGTTCTTTAAACGTTCTATCAATTTTATTGCTTTCAAACTATTTGAAGGGGTAGCCATTATTAGACAAAAGGAAATAAGTGTGACATGagttctttctcctcttttgttCATGTTCCCAGAAGCAAGCGCTCTGCAGTAGGGACACAGTATCTCGTGACTATAGAAACCTGAATGCAAACCTGCTTCAGGCAGTTTGTGTGTATCTAGCCCTGGACCAGAGTGTGCTGTTTTGGTCCTGTTGAACATTGGTATACATTCACTGAAAGTGCTGATGCCTTTGTGGAAGGTAAAAGAATGTGTGACCAAATAAAGAATCATGGAAGAGAATCAGCTGGTTCCTAGATAACTAATAGTACATTAATTAGACAGCGTTACAAGAAAAAGCCATTAAAGATTGATACTATTGCTTTCATTTACATCAGGAAATAGGAAAGTGTTGTAACTGAAGACCATTGCTATCTGTCCTGTATTCAGTCCGAGGAGTTTTTAGCTATGTTTCATAACCTTACGCAATATCCTTTTGCATTTTACTGGCATAATGCGTTATATTGCTTCACTAGTGTAAAGCAATGGATGTTTTTAGATCTCCAAAATCCATACAAAATTtgaattttacagaaatgtGTCTTTTTAAGTCTTTAATGTGGAAAGCTAGAGAAGATGATCTTGTTCAGGCTCTTGACAGTGAATGTAAATCAATTTTCTTATGACAGAGGTGATGAAAGTGCAGCTGATTATATTAGGCCTGGGCTTAACTctgcaaatgaagaaattgtttagcaaaacaaaaatgattggTTGAAtagctgaaaaattaaaaaaaaaaaaaaaaaaaaaaaaaaaaaaaaaaatctctgtaaaataaagaaaagaatgctATTTTAAGCAATAACTTTGTACTATGATAGACATAAATGGCCCTGGACTAAGTTGCTGTGACAAAGAGTGGTGTATATCTATGCATCTTTCTTGTaataaaaagccagaaaaagaaGTAGACTTCACTGTAATATAGTGATCAgggaataaatatttgaatgtaAGAGCAAAACTGTATTTGAGTTTATAGTTTACTTCTTTTAACGTGTCTAAATAAGTCTACGTAACACATATGTAAAGTCTGTCTAAAGGAATCTTGAGgaagtgttttttgttcttatgggatttttttttcaattttctgtatAGGTCAGATGGCAGGCAGGTTTATTGGTGCTTTCAATGTTGTACTGCAGTGGCAGGATATATACTTCATGACATCACTATCCAGTATTTTGCATATGCAAGTTATTAACAGTTACTGTTAGGTTTTTCCTTTGtgtggaaatggaaaatgtggTTTAACTTTTTTATTCTGACCAATTATTGTAGGTTACAAAGTGCTGGCTCTCCTTGACGTGGCTGAAAAGAATCAAGAAGAAGCTGATGTGTATATCCATGTCACCTATATTAAGAAGTGGGACATATGTGCTGGAAATGCAGTGTTGAGAGCATTGGGTGGCCACATGACTACTCTGACGGGTGAAGAAATTAGTTACACTGGCTCAGATGGCAATGAGGGAGGACTTATAGCCAGTATCAACATGGACCATAAAGCACTAATTGAAAAACTTCCAGATCTGGAAAAAACATCACACAAATAAATGTGGTTGATGGAGAAATACAAGTCATGCTTTTGTAGCCTCCAGATGCTCTGTCTAGAGAAGCAGGTTTGAAAACTTGCTGGGAAAGATGAACAGCAAAGCAGTTTGGTGAGGATGTGGGGACTGTATCATGCATTGGGTTTTCTCAGTgatggtatttaaaaaaaaaatcaacaataataataataagcagAAGTAGGAAGAGGACTGACTGCCTCACACCTCAGTTTccgtgtctttttttttcttttggaccATTTTCATGCACTTCTTACATTCAAGGAGCATATACGTTACATAGTTGTGAACATAGGAGAATTAAAGAGAAATCCAAATTGATTCATAAAATAACCTAAGTAGTTCTCACAGGAATTGCTTGGAAACTTTTACATCATGTTACTGTAGTTTTAGCAACTCCTTAATGAATTAAGTAGAAACAAAGAGTGATTTATGTAGGTGTTTGATAACTGTGAACAATCTAATAGGAAAGATGACCCTGTGTTCTCTATCCCctgaacagaaagcacaagATGATTGACACAAATTTATATGCTGCAACAGTCTATCTTTTGATAGAGTGGCactctttctgcttttgaagaggaaaataataataataataaaaaaaaaaaaaacgttctGTACTATTTTCACTTTCTCCTGAAGATTTAAACCAGTTTAATTCAGATGAGTTGTGAAtgtcagtgttttatttattagtgAAATTATTTCCATATACCTTTTTAGAAGAAAGCAATGCTTCCTTGTATAGTTTTTAATTGTTAATTCTTGTCCTTGCTGACTTCTCTGTACAGTGTTGAAGATGCATGCTAGGTTTTCCTCTGATGTAGGTCTTGTTCATCACTTGGTGTTTGTACTTACAGAAGCATCCTCTTCAGTACCtctttattgtttgtttgtttgtttgtttccatcttTCAGTAGAGCCACACTCATATGGAATGGCTGATTGGCTGATTCCCTTTACAATATGAGCTAAAAgtagcatattttttttttctagaaccTCCCAAAGTGACTTTCTATCTTCTTAGATTAAGGGACATTCTTTTCTGCTGTAAGTTCTTGAGCCATCCCAAATTACTTATGGTTACTTAATTTATACATACGTAGACTGTTTTCTGTTAACTTGAGTCTATTCAAGCAAGCTTGAAGAACAAGTGGCACTTGAAGTCCGCAAAACCTTACTGAAAAATGCTATTTGTGAGTCCAACTTGCATATAGAATGTGGGCCCTTTGATACTAAGTGCTGAATTTTAGAGTATCTCTAAAATAGGTAGAGTTCTGTCTACattggttttgttgttctgtgCACCCCTCTGAAGGGATTTCAGAAAGTTAAAACAAACCTGTTATAATTATCAGTAGGTTCCTGTTTCTTCTCACAAAAACTAAAATACTTAATTAATACAaatacttaattaaaaaataaaaaaggtgtTTCAGTTTGACTTTCTAAACCAAATTctcatgtttgttttcatcttctttcacCATCCTGCTGTTCTGATCAAAAAGAGGTTTTTCTCCTTATGCCAGCTGGGGAATATGCGACAATACGTCTTTCAATGTTCTTCTTGCTTGCATTCATGTTTCCTCAGATGTTGCATAATTACAGATACAGACTTTTATGTTGTTAACTTACTGGCAGGGTAGACTGATTGCTTAGTCTCACTAGCCTTTTGGTACGGGtagattttcttctgatttttttttttccccaaaattgATACTATTGCTGCTATTTGTGCATCGCTTTTACACATGTAGGTAATATATGAAGCAACTTAATTTCCAAGTTAAGTTTAATGAACAGCTATATATGCTATGATGGATAAGTGAATATACCCCTTTAGAAAAGAGGCTGATATTTTTCAACAAAACTTTGTTGAGCTTCCAAAcctcaatgaaaaataaaagtccaGGTATTTACCAAGGCGTTAGTAATGTTTTACAAGATAATTGCAgcttcccacctcctccctccccccactccCACCTCATGCTGATAGAAGTGGCTTGAAGCCtaacaataatttttttttttttttttaaaaaaaaaaaaagcttttctactTAGTAATTAAAGAATTTGGATTAAATTATAAGGATGAGAAATAGCCACAATTGGCCTGGTGTTAAAATTTGAGTGTGTCACAGAACTTGGATGCACAATATTTAGGATAATTAATGCTTGTAGAAGGTGTGATTGTTTTAGATTCAGATTGAAAGCATGTGTACATTTACCTTGTGAAAATGTAACTGCTTTTAATTTGGGCAGGATTCTATTGCTTGCGTAAGTTGTGAGCAGGCTTAGCTTCggcacagaaatgaagaatagCAT
This window contains:
- the BPNT2 gene encoding Golgi-resident adenosine 3',5'-bisphosphate 3'-phosphatase produces the protein MAPMGIRLSPLGMAVFCLLGLGVLYHLYSGFLAGRFAFFMLSEPAAGGPEGSRGSAANVDLRELLAVSVLAAVRGGVEVRRVRDGNVLNEKAKGKTREGAEEKLTSGDLLSNRRMFHLLRAAFPAVQINSEERVDTTDQETVSWDRNIPEDIKEKIQPKEVPAESVTVWIDPLDATQEYTEDLWQYVTTMVCVAVNGKPVIGVIHKPFSAYTAWAMVDGGSNVKARSFYNDKTPRIIVSRSHAGKVEQVARQTFGNKTVIIPAGGAGYKVLALLDVAEKNQEEADVYIHVTYIKKWDICAGNAVLRALGGHMTTLTGEEISYTGSDGNEGGLIASINMDHKALIEKLPDLEKTSHK